The Lujinxingia vulgaris genome segment CCTCGGCTACAAAGTGTTGTTACCCGCGCTGGCCTGGCAGGCAGTTTTGACACGCCGCGATCGCCGCAGCACAGATGACGACGCCGACGACAACGAGAGCACGTAGTTCATGGCTGACTATACGTTTTTAGACCTCATCCCCGCCTTTGCTGAACAAGAGCACGGCGAGGGCTGGAACCACATCTTCGGCGACCCGCTGCTCAACCCCTCGGGGGTTGTGGGAGCCACCCACGTGGTGTTCACCGGCGTGCTCGTCGTGTTGATCACGGTGCTCGCTTTGATCGCCCGGCGTAAATACGCCAACCGCGATGAGGCTCTGGTGCCGGTGGGCAAGTTCTCGGTGAGCGGCTTCTTTGAGGTGCTCTTCGATGCCGTCATGGGCATGATGAGCGACCTGATGGGTGAGAAGGCGGCCAAGAAGTTCTTCCCGCTGATCGCCTCGCTGGCCGTCTACATCTACCTGGGTAACCTGATGGGGCTTGTGGTGGGCTTTTCGCCGCCGACCTCCAACCTCAACACCGGACTGGCCTGCGCGATTGTGGTCTTTCTGGTGTACAACGTCTCCGGCTTCATGGAGCAGGGGATGGGTTATATCAAACACTTTATGGGGCCGATTCTGCTTCTGGCTCCGCTGATTTTCATCATCGAATTGGTGGGACACGCCTTCCGCCCGGTCTCTCTCTCGGTGCGTCTGACCGGGAACATGACCGGTGACCACATGGTGTTGGGCGTGTTTGGAGATCTGGCCTCCGGGATGTTCAGCATTCCGATTCTTATCCCGGTGCCGTTCCTCTTCCTGGGGCTGCTGGTGTGCACGATTCAGGCGTTGGTCTTCTGCCTGTTGTCCAGCATCTACATCGCCCTTGCCATTGAGCACGAAGACCATTAAACGACTCGCCAGAAAGGTTGTTGGCCTAGACGGCTTTCATCAGGGCGTATCAACACATTGATACCCGTCACAATGGCGCACGCCGCAAAAGAGTTGGCGTTGCGCGAGCTAGGAGGACGCAGTCCATGCTGAAGAAATCCACGATCACGTTTTTGAGCACCTTCGCTATTGTCGCACTCTGGAGCACCTCGGCGTTCGCCCAGGGCACCGCTGCTGCGGCCGATAACGTCTTCACGACCTACGCCTGGTTGGGCGCTGCGGCGGCCTTCGGTGTCGGCCTGGCCGCGCTGGGTGGTTCGCTGGGTCAGGGCCGCGCGGCTGCGGCGGCTCTTGAAGGTATCGCGCGCAACCCGGGCGCGGCCGGCAAGCTCTTCACCCCGCTGATTCTGGGCCTTGCCCTTATCGAGTCGCTCGTGATTTACGCGTTCGTTATCTCGATTCTGATGGTCCTTAACATCGACATCACCGCGGCGCTCTAAGTCGCAGGTTGACGATGTGAAAAAGCCCGGCTTCGGCCGGGCTTTTTTTGTGCTCTGAGGAGCAAAAAAGCGCCAGGCCTCCTTCTTGCGTGGGGTGGGGGCGTGTGGTCTAATGCGGCCCATTGAGGAGGGCGGCTTTGCCTGCCCTCGGCTCTGATTTCAGGGCC includes the following:
- the atpB gene encoding F0F1 ATP synthase subunit A; protein product: MADYTFLDLIPAFAEQEHGEGWNHIFGDPLLNPSGVVGATHVVFTGVLVVLITVLALIARRKYANRDEALVPVGKFSVSGFFEVLFDAVMGMMSDLMGEKAAKKFFPLIASLAVYIYLGNLMGLVVGFSPPTSNLNTGLACAIVVFLVYNVSGFMEQGMGYIKHFMGPILLLAPLIFIIELVGHAFRPVSLSVRLTGNMTGDHMVLGVFGDLASGMFSIPILIPVPFLFLGLLVCTIQALVFCLLSSIYIALAIEHEDH
- a CDS encoding ATP synthase F0 subunit C, with product MLKKSTITFLSTFAIVALWSTSAFAQGTAAAADNVFTTYAWLGAAAAFGVGLAALGGSLGQGRAAAAALEGIARNPGAAGKLFTPLILGLALIESLVIYAFVISILMVLNIDITAAL